GATCACATTGCAAAACACTACGCTTATGGCGACGATGCGACAGTCCTGTTCAAACCAACGCTTGCTTCGGTTGACCAGTATCGCGAAACCGCCGACGAAGCGCTCAGCTATTTCGTAGGCACCGAAGGCACTGAAGATGGCGGTTTCGCTATCGCGCCTTACACCGCAGTCCGCTGGGAGCCGAATGGCACCGTGATCGACGAAGACGGTGACATGGCTGTCGCCATGGGCAACTACTACTTCACAGGCACCGACGGTAACGAGACCAAGGTTGAGTACTCGTTCGCTTACGAGAAAGACGATGCTGGCGATCTGAAGATCGTTTTGCACCACAGCTCGCTGCCATTCTCGCCAGAGTAAGTTCCGGCATTATATAGTCCAAACAGCGAAAGCCCCCGTCACCCGAGAAGGTGGCGGGGGCTTTTTTGTGCCTGAGTCAGATGCACCGGCTTAACAGCGCGATCACCAGCCCTGCGGCTTGCCCTTGTTCTGCTCGTCGAGCCATTCTTTTAGCGGCGCGAAATATTCGAGCATCGCTTTACCGCTCATCTGGCGTTCGCCGGTGAAGGCTTCGAGCGCATCGGGCCATGGCTTGCTGGAACCCATTGCCAGCATATCGTTCAGGCCTTTGCCGACTTCCTCGTTACCGTAAAACGAGCAGCGGTGCAGCGGCCCTTCCCAACCCACCTTATCGCAGGCCGCTTTGTAGAA
This genomic window from Pontixanthobacter aestiaquae contains:
- a CDS encoding phosphoribosyl-AMP cyclohydrolase, with the protein product MKKFYTVPVLAVSALALAACGGAAAEGEAAASADADPITAAEVTAAQQAWGEGIVTIGKTFTDEGDFRKAAQDHIAKHYAYGDDATVLFKPTLASVDQYRETADEALSYFVGTEGTEDGGFAIAPYTAVRWEPNGTVIDEDGDMAVAMGNYYFTGTDGNETKVEYSFAYEKDDAGDLKIVLHHSSLPFSPE